A single Sporosarcina sp. FSL W8-0480 DNA region contains:
- a CDS encoding YuzD family protein, which produces MEQKQKVKIEIYGADIICASCVNAPSSKDTYEWLQAAIARKYPGQPFDIDYIDIESEIEDSAQKEIAEQILNDEYFYPLVRIGEEVIGEGYIQLKPVFNALEKHGYVEQA; this is translated from the coding sequence ATGGAGCAGAAACAAAAGGTGAAAATCGAAATTTATGGGGCAGATATCATTTGCGCAAGCTGTGTCAATGCACCCTCTTCAAAAGATACATACGAATGGTTGCAAGCCGCGATTGCGAGAAAGTATCCGGGGCAGCCTTTTGACATTGATTATATCGATATTGAATCTGAAATCGAGGATTCCGCACAGAAAGAAATCGCTGAGCAAATTTTGAATGATGAGTATTTCTATCCTCTTGTGCGTATCGGGGAAGAAGTAATCGGCGAAGGCTATATTCAGTTGAAACCTGTTTTTAACGCACTGGAAAAACACGGATACGTGGAGCAAGCATAA
- a CDS encoding NifU family protein — MTDTAMMEPVQEVLNKLRPFLLRDGGDCELVDIEEGVVKLRLLGACGTCPSSTITLKAGIERALLEEVPGVVEVEQVF; from the coding sequence ATGACTGATACTGCTATGATGGAACCCGTACAAGAAGTTTTAAATAAATTGCGCCCATTCCTCCTTCGTGATGGTGGAGACTGTGAACTTGTTGATATCGAAGAGGGAGTCGTAAAGCTGCGCCTATTAGGAGCTTGCGGAACATGCCCAAGTTCGACAATCACATTGAAAGCTGGTATTGAAAGAGCATTGCTTGAAGAAGTACCAGGAGTCGTTGAAGTAGAGCAAGTGTTTTAA